One genomic segment of Bacteroidales bacterium includes these proteins:
- a CDS encoding 16S rRNA (uracil(1498)-N(3))-methyltransferase yields the protein MHWFYSPEVKIGNFHFNPDESKHITRVLRLDIGDDVFITDGRGRLFSGKIIDDNHKKCVVEISNESCSTSPPSYCMHIAVAPTKNLSRIEWFVEKATEFGIQEITPMHCDHSERTHFKSERLQRIAIAAIKQSQQVWLPKINEITNFKDIIRSIRPEEGFIAYVDNDNTLPLLKSIYTESKNATVLIGPEGDFSKSEIHAAIAAGFIPISLGKNRLRTETAALAACFTIHLINQK from the coding sequence TTTATTCACCTGAGGTAAAAATTGGAAATTTTCATTTTAATCCTGATGAATCTAAACACATCACCCGCGTTTTACGTCTGGACATTGGCGATGACGTTTTTATCACTGATGGTCGTGGAAGACTTTTTTCAGGAAAAATTATTGATGATAACCATAAGAAATGTGTTGTTGAAATTAGCAATGAAAGTTGCAGTACTTCACCTCCTTCATACTGCATGCATATTGCTGTAGCCCCAACAAAGAATTTGTCGAGGATTGAATGGTTTGTTGAGAAGGCTACAGAATTTGGCATCCAGGAGATCACTCCAATGCATTGTGACCATTCCGAGCGTACACATTTTAAAAGCGAACGATTGCAAAGAATTGCGATTGCAGCTATAAAACAGTCTCAACAGGTTTGGCTGCCGAAAATCAATGAGATTACCAATTTTAAAGATATCATTCGAAGTATTCGTCCTGAAGAGGGTTTCATCGCCTATGTTGATAATGACAATACGCTTCCTTTGCTTAAGTCAATTTATACAGAAAGTAAAAATGCCACTGTATTGATCGGACCCGAAGGAGATTTCAGTAAAAGTGAAATACATGCTGCAATAGCAGCTGGATTTATTCCAATAAGTCTGGGTAAAAATCGTTTAAGAACCGAAACAGCCGCTTTGGCCGCTTGCTTTACAATTCATCTGATTAATCAGAAATAA
- a CDS encoding DUF4159 domain-containing protein — MKKIFLIVSISLGFLSANPPAGSVQIALLKYRGGGDWYANPSSLTNLIEFCNRNLGTNINLVPATVEVGSPDIFNYPFLHMTGHGNVVFSAQEAKNLRDYLIAGGFLHADDNYGIDKYLRPQLQKVFPELELIELPFSHPIYHQKYDFKEGLPKIHEHDGKPPQGFGMIYEGRLVVFYTYETDLGDGWEDQRVHNNSDETRQKALRMGANLIQYVFDR, encoded by the coding sequence ATGAAAAAGATTTTCCTAATAGTTTCAATCTCGCTTGGCTTTTTGTCAGCCAACCCGCCAGCCGGAAGCGTTCAGATTGCTTTATTGAAATACCGGGGTGGGGGAGACTGGTATGCTAATCCGAGTTCACTTACCAACCTGATCGAATTCTGCAACCGCAATCTCGGTACAAATATTAACTTGGTACCAGCCACTGTTGAAGTTGGAAGTCCTGATATTTTTAATTACCCATTTCTACACATGACTGGTCATGGTAATGTGGTCTTCTCTGCACAGGAAGCAAAAAACCTGCGCGACTACCTCATTGCCGGCGGGTTTTTACATGCCGATGATAATTATGGTATCGATAAATACCTCAGACCTCAGCTTCAGAAAGTGTTTCCTGAACTTGAACTGATCGAATTGCCATTTTCTCATCCCATCTATCATCAGAAATATGACTTTAAGGAAGGACTCCCGAAAATCCATGAGCATGACGGAAAACCACCACAGGGTTTTGGAATGATTTACGAAGGGCGTCTGGTCGTGTTTTATACCTATGAAACCGATTTAGGGGATGGATGGGAAGATCAACGGGTACATAACAACTCAGATGAAACACGTCAGAAAGCGCTCCGGATGGGAGCCAATTTGATACAATATGTTTTTGACCGGTAA
- a CDS encoding DUF4412 domain-containing protein has translation MKKVGISLLAMFLIFGISQKLNAQKKQFTGKVIYRISFDMADIPPEASGMMPTTMAMYIGNNKVKTEIITVMGNQSTILDLNDKTHTTLMDIMGEKLAIKDTYESLMEELKNTPEYVIEATDETKEIAGHPCKKVLLKKVKEGEEVVDGELWLTTNLNLHPNFYFNQPSYKDLKGLMMEYEMDAGNNMKMKLTAVEVTGQKIKDADFEIPEDYEVITRQELSKKFGF, from the coding sequence ATGAAAAAAGTTGGAATTTCACTCCTGGCAATGTTTTTAATATTCGGAATTTCGCAAAAGTTGAATGCACAAAAGAAACAGTTTACCGGTAAAGTCATTTACAGGATATCTTTTGACATGGCTGATATACCGCCGGAAGCGAGTGGCATGATGCCAACTACTATGGCTATGTACATTGGTAATAACAAGGTGAAAACCGAAATCATTACCGTGATGGGCAATCAAAGCACAATTCTCGATTTGAACGATAAAACCCACACTACACTGATGGATATCATGGGAGAAAAGCTGGCGATCAAAGACACCTACGAGTCGCTCATGGAGGAACTGAAAAACACACCTGAATATGTTATCGAAGCTACCGATGAAACGAAAGAAATTGCAGGACACCCATGTAAAAAAGTATTATTGAAAAAGGTCAAAGAAGGGGAAGAAGTTGTTGATGGTGAACTATGGCTTACTACCAATCTTAACCTTCATCCGAATTTCTACTTTAACCAGCCCAGCTACAAAGATTTAAAAGGTTTGATGATGGAGTACGAAATGGATGCAGGAAACAATATGAAAATGAAACTAACTGCCGTGGAAGTAACAGGTCAAAAAATCAAAGACGCAGATTTTGAAATCCCTGAAGATTATGAAGTTATTACACGCCAGGAATTAAGTAAAAAATTCGGGTTTTAA
- the lepB gene encoding signal peptidase I has translation MIVETAKAFGKFTLGQQALAVIFPFIYLPYLGIKTDEKYLDNKNRPVFKKSSAREWIDAIIFAVVAATIIRTFLLEAYTIPTSSMEKSLLVGDFLFVSKMAYGPKVPMTPIAFPFVHHSMPLTGGKSYVEWLKLPYYRFPGFGNVKLYDAVVFNYPSGDTVVLERQNEDYYQIVRDAENSFLQQYGERYEPGMGRNWVWSKYKVTARPLDKRENYIKRCMAMPGDTLEIINKVVYLNGKEAYLPDDMQFNYVVTATGQGFTQHELQKIMDDLGVNEGRAITPSRILLPLTRAMVDKLRNNPRIRSVELEIRPKGEHYSPIFPHDPGNFSWNEDNFGPLIIPKAGVTVQINPQNIALYRKLINIYDNNALKEIDGKIFINGVEATSYTFKQDYFWLMGDNRDNSADSRFWGFVPEDHVVGKAVFVWLSLEKNKGWFSGKIRWNKCLRVI, from the coding sequence ATGATTGTAGAAACCGCAAAGGCTTTCGGTAAATTTACCTTAGGACAGCAGGCACTCGCAGTTATTTTTCCATTCATCTACCTGCCTTACCTTGGGATCAAAACAGATGAGAAATATCTTGACAACAAAAATCGTCCGGTTTTTAAGAAATCTTCAGCTAGGGAATGGATTGATGCCATTATTTTTGCTGTAGTTGCTGCAACCATCATCCGCACCTTTCTGCTTGAAGCTTACACCATTCCCACTTCTTCGATGGAGAAATCGCTGCTTGTAGGTGATTTTTTGTTTGTAAGTAAAATGGCTTACGGTCCAAAAGTGCCGATGACACCCATAGCATTCCCGTTTGTTCACCACTCCATGCCGCTTACCGGCGGCAAATCATATGTGGAATGGCTAAAACTTCCGTATTATCGTTTCCCGGGATTTGGTAACGTGAAACTCTATGACGCCGTTGTTTTCAATTACCCCAGTGGCGACACCGTAGTGCTGGAACGACAAAATGAAGATTATTATCAGATTGTAAGAGATGCTGAAAACAGTTTCCTGCAACAATATGGCGAACGCTACGAACCGGGTATGGGTAGAAACTGGGTTTGGTCGAAATACAAGGTAACTGCCCGCCCGTTGGATAAAAGAGAAAACTACATCAAACGCTGCATGGCTATGCCAGGTGATACGCTCGAGATCATTAATAAAGTAGTCTATTTAAATGGTAAAGAAGCCTACTTACCTGACGACATGCAGTTTAATTACGTGGTGACAGCAACCGGACAGGGTTTTACTCAACACGAACTTCAAAAGATCATGGATGACCTCGGTGTGAATGAAGGAAGGGCGATAACTCCAAGCAGAATACTACTTCCGCTAACAAGAGCTATGGTTGATAAACTCAGAAACAACCCCCGGATTCGAAGTGTCGAACTCGAAATTCGACCAAAAGGAGAGCATTATAGTCCGATTTTCCCGCATGACCCTGGTAATTTTAGCTGGAACGAGGATAACTTCGGCCCATTGATAATCCCAAAAGCAGGGGTAACAGTGCAAATTAATCCCCAGAACATTGCCCTCTACCGCAAACTTATTAATATATACGACAACAACGCACTGAAAGAAATTGACGGGAAAATTTTTATTAATGGCGTTGAAGCCACTTCCTATACCTTTAAACAGGATTATTTCTGGTTAATGGGTGATAACCGCGACAACTCGGCCGACTCGCGCTTTTGGGGATTCGTTCCTGAGGACCATGTCGTCGGAAAAGCCGTTTTTGTTTGGCTTTCTTTAGAAAAAAATAAAGGGTGGTTCTCGGGAAAAATTAGATGGAACAAATGTTTAAGAGTTATATAG
- the dapB gene encoding 4-hydroxy-tetrahydrodipicolinate reductase produces MIKLVLIGYGKMGKTIDALARQEGFEVIAKINSEHDWISGRLKLNEADVAIEFTTPAASAGNIRRCFEIQLPVVCGTTGWENEKESIKNECISNHKTLIVAPNFSLGVNIFFMVNRYIAGLMNAANQFDIEIEEIHHVHKLDTPSGTAKELANDLIKLVDRKTSWVNHETNVKSELPVISKRAGEVPGTHIVRYFSAIDEIEIKHSAKSRSGFAFGALLAAKWIKGKTGYFTMDDLMQSMFANRVK; encoded by the coding sequence ATGATAAAACTGGTATTAATCGGTTACGGAAAAATGGGCAAAACCATCGATGCTTTAGCCAGGCAGGAAGGCTTTGAAGTGATAGCAAAAATTAATTCGGAGCATGACTGGATATCAGGCAGATTAAAACTGAATGAGGCTGATGTGGCCATTGAATTTACCACTCCGGCTGCTTCTGCCGGAAATATCCGCCGTTGCTTTGAAATTCAACTTCCTGTTGTTTGCGGTACTACAGGATGGGAAAATGAAAAGGAATCAATTAAAAATGAATGTATTTCAAACCACAAAACCCTCATTGTTGCACCAAATTTTAGTCTCGGGGTTAATATCTTTTTTATGGTCAACCGGTATATCGCAGGCCTGATGAACGCTGCCAATCAATTTGATATTGAAATTGAAGAGATTCATCATGTCCACAAGCTAGACACTCCCAGTGGCACTGCCAAAGAACTTGCCAACGATCTGATTAAATTGGTTGACCGGAAAACCAGTTGGGTAAACCACGAAACCAACGTCAAATCAGAACTTCCTGTAATTTCAAAGCGAGCCGGTGAAGTCCCGGGCACTCACATTGTCCGCTATTTCTCAGCAATCGATGAAATTGAAATAAAGCATTCAGCCAAAAGCCGCTCCGGATTTGCCTTCGGTGCGCTGCTGGCTGCAAAGTGGATAAAAGGAAAAACAGGCTATTTTACCATGGACGACTTGATGCAATCAATGTTTGCCAACCGTGTGAAATAA
- a CDS encoding ParB/RepB/Spo0J family partition protein has product MMSKTRKGSLGRGLEAILQSPETDITSKDISGNYVVGAIANIAIEKIETNPFQPRNKFEEIALNELADSIREQGIIQPLTVRKLGYDKYQIIAGERRLRASRIVGLTEVPCYIRVANDEEMLELALIENIHRQDLNAIEIGISYQRLMEECKLTQEELSKRVGKQRSTIANYVRLLKLPAEVQVAIRDNLITMSHARSFITIENREDQLNLLAEILENELSVREIEQKVKQARKVKVKKRSTPLPEKYQSFTRAFGQALSTKVMLKKNTKGQGSIVINFTSEEEFDRIVAQLYR; this is encoded by the coding sequence ATGATGAGTAAAACAAGAAAAGGCTCGCTGGGAAGAGGACTGGAAGCGATTTTGCAAAGCCCTGAAACCGATATCACCTCCAAAGATATTTCAGGTAACTATGTGGTTGGAGCCATTGCCAACATCGCAATCGAAAAGATTGAAACCAACCCCTTTCAACCCCGAAACAAATTTGAGGAAATCGCACTCAATGAGTTGGCTGACTCTATTCGTGAACAAGGCATCATTCAACCGCTAACCGTAAGAAAACTCGGCTATGACAAATACCAGATCATTGCAGGTGAGCGCCGTTTAAGAGCTTCACGAATTGTAGGACTAACCGAGGTGCCCTGTTATATCCGAGTTGCCAATGATGAAGAAATGCTCGAATTGGCGCTGATCGAAAATATCCACAGGCAGGACCTCAACGCCATCGAAATCGGAATCAGCTACCAGCGGCTGATGGAGGAGTGCAAGCTCACACAGGAAGAACTAAGTAAACGTGTTGGAAAACAGCGTTCTACGATAGCCAACTACGTACGTCTGCTCAAATTGCCTGCCGAAGTTCAGGTAGCCATTCGCGACAACCTCATTACAATGAGCCATGCCCGCTCATTCATTACTATCGAAAACCGTGAAGATCAGCTGAACCTGCTGGCAGAGATTCTCGAAAACGAGCTTTCAGTCAGGGAAATTGAGCAAAAAGTGAAGCAGGCCAGAAAGGTAAAAGTAAAGAAAAGATCGACTCCATTACCAGAAAAATACCAATCATTCACAAGGGCATTTGGCCAGGCGCTAAGCACAAAGGTGATGTTAAAGAAAAATACTAAAGGTCAGGGCAGTATCGTTATCAACTTCACTTCCGAGGAGGAGTTCGACAGGATTGTCGCACAGCTTTACAGGTAG
- a CDS encoding ParA family protein, which yields MGKVIAIANQKGGVGKTTTAINLSAGFAVLEFKTLLIDADPQANSTSGLGHDPRNVQTSIYECIIDDLDPAKTILHTTTPHLDIIPAHIDLVGAEIEMINMPNREKMMKRAIDKIKDDYAFVIIDCSPSLGLVTVNALAAADSVIIPVQCEYFALEGLGKLLNTIKIVQSRMNQNLDIEGILLTMYDTRLRLAKQVVEEVRTHFQQMVFDTIIHRNTKLGEAPSFGETIIMHDAESSGAINYLNLAREILQKNKMTKIEHSEIDLDLN from the coding sequence ATGGGAAAAGTAATTGCCATTGCCAATCAAAAGGGAGGAGTCGGAAAAACCACAACTGCAATAAACCTAAGTGCAGGCTTTGCTGTACTGGAGTTTAAGACACTTTTGATTGATGCCGACCCCCAGGCCAATTCCACTTCGGGGCTTGGGCATGACCCACGAAACGTCCAAACAAGCATATACGAATGCATCATCGACGATCTTGACCCGGCAAAGACCATCCTGCATACCACAACACCTCATCTGGATATCATCCCTGCACACATTGACCTTGTGGGCGCCGAAATAGAAATGATCAATATGCCCAACCGCGAAAAAATGATGAAACGGGCCATTGACAAAATTAAAGACGATTACGCCTTCGTGATTATTGACTGTTCACCCTCGCTCGGTTTGGTTACTGTGAATGCCCTTGCCGCTGCCGATTCGGTCATCATTCCTGTTCAGTGCGAATACTTTGCACTTGAAGGGCTTGGAAAATTATTGAATACAATCAAGATTGTCCAATCCCGGATGAACCAAAACCTCGACATCGAGGGAATATTGCTCACTATGTATGACACGCGTCTTCGATTGGCCAAGCAGGTAGTTGAAGAAGTCAGGACTCATTTTCAGCAAATGGTCTTTGATACGATTATTCATCGCAACACCAAGTTGGGCGAAGCGCCAAGTTTTGGAGAAACTATCATCATGCACGACGCCGAATCCAGCGGTGCAATCAACTATCTGAACCTGGCCAGGGAAATATTGCAGAAAAACAAAATGACAAAAATTGAACATTCAGAAATAGATTTAGACCTGAACTAA
- a CDS encoding DUF3276 family protein, which produces MEDSFNKDNREDVFSLAIRAGKRTYFFDVKETRGGEKYLTITESKRRFSNESGKFFYEKHKIFLYHEDFEKFTHGLNGVIEFIETGKEPVVAVEEKPSSDAPDLSFDDLKEDKSFSDESADEDLKTE; this is translated from the coding sequence ATGGAAGATTCATTTAACAAGGACAACAGGGAGGACGTTTTCTCATTAGCGATTAGGGCAGGAAAAAGGACTTACTTTTTTGATGTGAAAGAAACCAGGGGTGGTGAGAAGTACCTCACGATAACTGAGAGCAAGCGGAGATTTAGTAATGAGTCGGGAAAATTTTTCTATGAAAAACATAAGATTTTCCTTTACCATGAAGACTTCGAGAAGTTTACCCATGGCTTGAACGGTGTAATTGAATTTATTGAAACCGGAAAAGAGCCGGTGGTTGCGGTAGAGGAAAAACCTTCATCGGATGCACCGGATCTTAGCTTCGATGATCTTAAAGAAGACAAAAGTTTTAGCGACGAAAGCGCTGATGAAGATCTGAAGACCGAATAA
- the nusB gene encoding transcription antitermination factor NusB yields MLSRRHLRIKTLQALYAYFINDGSDLQIAEKNMLKSTERIYELAIYQLSFLVEIVKFAAKRAEENKKKFYPTPEDLNPNTKFIDNFFTEKLTENKDYLRRKNAYKINWVDNEDLIRRSYNDVRELDVYKKYMASSKHSFEEDKELFSTIFIMIAMENDFLESHYEEISVYWANDIDLANYCVLKIISSMNQNDDIARPLPPLYNADGKDDPEEDKKYMVKLFHKTILKSKDYEKIIEEKASNWDLSRITLMDVILLKMGLAELMEFPSIPIKVTMNEIIELAKMYSTPKSRVFINGVLDKMIIDLKESGQIVKAGRGLIE; encoded by the coding sequence ATGCTTAGCAGAAGGCATTTAAGAATCAAAACTTTGCAGGCACTTTACGCTTACTTTATCAATGATGGGAGCGATTTGCAAATTGCAGAGAAAAACATGCTGAAAAGCACTGAACGTATCTATGAGCTTGCGATTTATCAGCTCTCTTTTCTTGTGGAAATTGTAAAATTTGCGGCAAAAAGGGCGGAAGAAAACAAGAAAAAGTTCTACCCCACACCTGAAGATCTTAATCCAAATACAAAATTCATCGATAATTTTTTCACGGAGAAACTAACGGAAAACAAGGATTATCTGCGTCGTAAGAATGCTTACAAGATTAACTGGGTGGACAACGAGGATCTGATCAGGAGGTCGTACAATGATGTCCGTGAACTGGATGTTTATAAGAAATACATGGCAAGCTCGAAGCATTCCTTTGAAGAGGATAAGGAGCTGTTTTCCACCATCTTCATCATGATTGCCATGGAAAACGATTTTCTTGAGTCGCATTACGAAGAAATCAGCGTTTATTGGGCAAATGATATTGACCTGGCCAATTATTGCGTATTGAAAATCATCAGTAGTATGAACCAGAATGACGACATTGCCAGGCCTTTACCGCCACTTTATAATGCTGATGGGAAGGATGATCCGGAGGAGGACAAAAAATACATGGTTAAGCTCTTTCATAAGACCATCCTAAAAAGTAAAGATTACGAAAAAATTATTGAGGAAAAAGCCAGTAACTGGGATTTGAGCCGTATTACGCTTATGGATGTCATTTTGTTAAAAATGGGACTTGCCGAGTTGATGGAATTTCCATCGATACCTATTAAAGTAACCATGAACGAAATCATCGAACTGGCCAAAATGTATAGTACCCCAAAAAGCCGCGTCTTCATCAACGGTGTACTCGACAAAATGATCATTGACCTGAAAGAGTCCGGACAGATAGTAAAGGCCGGCAGGGGTCTGATTGAATAA
- the rlmD gene encoding 23S rRNA (uracil(1939)-C(5))-methyltransferase RlmD — MSGRKKRKVDLPLLEKVEILDAGAEGKAVARVDNMVVFVPFAAPGDVVDIKVVSKKKSFYEGKIVKYHHLSEKRVEPRCEHFGLCGGCKWQHLGYEHQLFFKQKQVVDNFTRIGKLTLPPFNPIIASEEQYFYRNKLEFSFSNRKWLLENKIIQDTPPNANGLGMHLPGMYDRIVDLENCYLQAEPSNSIRLALRDWGILNNLTFYDSRVHRGFLRTATIRTSSTGETMVIIAFGANETEQITALLDHLLEQFPQITSLFYVVNPKHNDTINDLEIQHYSGKNYIVEKMEDLNFKVGPLSFYQTNSRQALRLYQVVREFAGFEGHETVYDLYCGTGTITNFIAKRVGKVIGVEYIPEAIDDAIENSKMNRIGNTRFVVGDIAETLNEQFVSEHGKPQMIITDPPRAGMHPKVIQQLLNIEPQKIVYVSCNPATQARDIALLAEKYVLEQIQPVDMFPQTHHVENVSLLVRKFPIQEQLVKPML; from the coding sequence ATGTCAGGAAGAAAAAAAAGAAAGGTTGACCTGCCCTTACTCGAAAAGGTTGAAATCCTGGATGCAGGCGCCGAAGGGAAAGCAGTAGCCAGGGTTGATAATATGGTTGTATTCGTTCCATTTGCTGCTCCCGGTGATGTGGTGGATATCAAGGTCGTGAGTAAGAAAAAGTCATTTTACGAAGGGAAGATTGTTAAGTATCATCACCTTTCTGAAAAACGGGTTGAACCCCGTTGTGAGCATTTTGGACTATGTGGAGGGTGCAAATGGCAACATCTTGGTTATGAGCACCAGTTGTTTTTTAAACAAAAACAGGTGGTTGACAACTTTACCCGAATTGGGAAACTGACCCTTCCGCCTTTTAACCCCATCATTGCATCCGAGGAACAATATTTTTACCGTAATAAACTCGAATTTTCCTTCTCCAACCGAAAATGGCTTCTCGAGAATAAAATCATTCAAGACACACCTCCAAATGCCAATGGACTTGGAATGCACCTGCCCGGGATGTACGACCGCATTGTTGATTTGGAAAACTGCTATCTCCAGGCTGAACCTTCGAATAGCATCCGGCTTGCCTTGCGCGATTGGGGGATATTGAATAACCTTACATTCTATGATTCAAGGGTACACAGGGGTTTTTTACGCACTGCCACCATCCGCACCAGCTCAACAGGAGAAACCATGGTAATCATTGCCTTTGGCGCCAATGAAACGGAACAGATTACTGCATTACTGGATCATTTGTTAGAGCAATTTCCACAGATTACCTCGCTGTTTTATGTGGTGAATCCAAAACATAATGACACCATCAACGATCTCGAAATTCAGCATTATTCAGGTAAAAATTACATTGTGGAAAAGATGGAGGATCTGAATTTCAAAGTAGGGCCGTTATCCTTTTATCAAACCAACTCAAGGCAAGCACTCAGATTGTACCAGGTAGTTCGTGAGTTTGCCGGTTTTGAGGGACATGAAACCGTTTATGATTTATATTGTGGTACAGGAACGATCACCAATTTTATTGCGAAGAGGGTAGGGAAGGTGATTGGAGTTGAATATATACCTGAAGCCATTGATGATGCCATCGAAAATTCAAAGATGAATAGAATTGGGAATACCCGTTTTGTTGTCGGAGATATTGCTGAAACCCTTAATGAGCAATTCGTCAGCGAGCACGGAAAACCGCAGATGATCATCACCGACCCTCCACGTGCAGGTATGCATCCTAAGGTGATTCAGCAACTGTTGAATATTGAGCCGCAAAAGATTGTTTATGTGAGTTGTAACCCGGCAACCCAGGCGAGAGATATAGCTTTATTGGCCGAAAAATATGTCCTTGAACAAATCCAGCCGGTGGACATGTTCCCACAAACGCATCACGTCGAAAATGTCAGTCTGCTTGTAAGGAAATTCCCAATTCAGGAGCAATTAGTGAAGCCAATGCTTTGA
- a CDS encoding AAA family ATPase — protein sequence MKNVYLIGYMGSGKSTAGKQLARLLDYSFIDLDHAFEETYRISIVDFFQKYDEEAFRLIERRLLQSTFSLEKHVISTGGGTACYSDNIHLINQHGLSVYIRMHPDSLFLRLKNAKRPRPRISELNDEELKVQIFDDMQHRDDLYKLAHFHIKGESLDFKALASLIAPELGISLQAD from the coding sequence ATGAAGAACGTTTACCTGATCGGTTATATGGGCAGCGGCAAGTCAACAGCAGGCAAACAACTTGCACGTTTGCTGGATTATTCTTTCATTGACCTCGATCATGCATTTGAAGAAACCTATAGAATCTCCATTGTTGATTTTTTTCAGAAATACGACGAAGAAGCCTTCCGGCTCATTGAGCGAAGACTGCTGCAAAGCACCTTTTCGCTCGAAAAGCATGTGATCTCAACCGGCGGAGGAACAGCCTGCTACAGTGACAACATTCACCTCATCAACCAGCACGGGCTTTCGGTGTATATCCGGATGCATCCGGATTCACTTTTTTTACGGCTGAAAAACGCCAAACGTCCCCGCCCGCGCATTTCAGAACTTAATGATGAAGAATTGAAAGTTCAAATTTTTGATGACATGCAGCATCGGGATGATCTTTACAAACTGGCGCACTTTCATATAAAAGGAGAAAGTCTGGATTTCAAAGCATTGGCTTCACTAATTGCTCCTGAATTGGGAATTTCCTTACAAGCAGACTGA
- a CDS encoding DUF2007 domain-containing protein, which translates to MGTKDNLKPVEIFSGTLWQAEIIKDMLMDNDIEAYLGDEIWGMDAPIQSAPEAVGSVSVFVDREDREDAKIIVERYYEEDVMSEEGM; encoded by the coding sequence ATGGGCACAAAAGATAATTTAAAACCGGTAGAGATTTTCTCGGGCACATTATGGCAAGCTGAGATTATCAAGGATATGTTGATGGACAATGACATTGAGGCCTATCTTGGAGACGAGATTTGGGGGATGGATGCTCCTATCCAGAGTGCACCCGAAGCAGTAGGATCAGTCAGTGTTTTTGTTGATCGAGAAGATCGTGAGGATGCCAAAATCATTGTTGAGCGGTATTATGAGGAAGATGTGATGAGTGAAGAGGGCATGTAA
- a CDS encoding ABC transporter ATP-binding protein → MNIITTENLTKIYNDAAMPVKALNKVNLTFAESEFTAIVGPSGSGKTTLLNMLGGLDKPTEGKIFIDGTEITALKDSRLIDYRLNNIGFVFQSYNLLPVLTAIENVSFIMLLQKTNRQEMEKRAKEMLIQVGLEDKMYVRPPKLSGGQQQRVAVARALASKPKFVLADEPTANLDTTSAFNLLDIMEKLNLEEKITLIFSTHDHRVIERARRVITLVDGAVSKDEYFDR, encoded by the coding sequence ATGAATATCATTACAACTGAAAACCTGACGAAAATATACAATGATGCGGCAATGCCTGTAAAAGCACTGAACAAGGTCAATCTAACCTTTGCAGAAAGTGAGTTTACAGCTATCGTAGGCCCATCAGGAAGCGGGAAAACTACCCTACTCAATATGTTAGGCGGTCTGGATAAACCCACCGAAGGAAAGATCTTTATCGACGGGACTGAAATCACAGCGCTCAAAGACTCCCGATTGATTGATTACCGGTTGAACAATATCGGGTTTGTTTTTCAATCATACAATCTGCTACCGGTATTGACAGCTATCGAAAATGTATCGTTTATCATGTTGTTGCAAAAAACCAATCGTCAGGAAATGGAGAAGCGGGCAAAAGAAATGCTTATCCAGGTTGGCCTGGAAGATAAAATGTATGTTCGGCCCCCGAAACTCTCCGGCGGTCAACAACAGCGGGTGGCCGTAGCCAGAGCGCTGGCTTCTAAGCCAAAATTTGTCCTTGCCGACGAACCCACAGCAAACCTTGATACTACCTCGGCTTTCAACCTGCTCGACATCATGGAGAAGCTCAATTTAGAGGAAAAGATCACCCTGATATTCTCTACACACGACCATCGGGTCATCGAAAGGGCACGGAGGGTGATTACCCTGGTTGATGGCGCTGTGAGTAAAGATGAGTATTTTGACAGATGA